Proteins encoded within one genomic window of Vicinamibacterales bacterium:
- the hemH gene encoding ferrochelatase: MAPFDAVLFVAFGGPQGPDDVRPFLANVLRGRRVSPERVEEVAHHYERFGGVSPLTDLTMKQARALESTLAARGLPLPVHVGMRNWHPFLADTLTEMSARGVRRAIGILAAAQRSYSGCLQYRENVRDARAVVRQAGAPAPEIVYVGDWHEHPGFIAAHADHVRRAYEALSPGVRDRARLIFTAHSIPTPMARRYPYEAQLQASARLIAQAAGRADWTLVYQSRSGRPEDPWLEPDICDYLRRERAAGLDAAVLCPVGFLCDHVEVLYDLDVEAAAVCRETGIAMARAEAVNVHPAFIEALADAVAGTYGRYRGGRPLALAAAV; the protein is encoded by the coding sequence ATGGCGCCGTTCGATGCGGTTCTGTTCGTCGCGTTCGGAGGACCGCAAGGGCCGGACGACGTCCGCCCGTTCCTGGCCAACGTGCTGCGCGGACGCCGCGTCAGCCCCGAACGGGTGGAAGAAGTCGCCCACCACTACGAGCGGTTCGGCGGCGTGTCGCCGCTGACCGACCTGACGATGAAACAGGCGCGCGCCCTGGAGTCGACGCTGGCGGCGCGCGGGCTGCCGCTCCCCGTGCACGTCGGGATGCGGAACTGGCATCCGTTCCTCGCCGACACGCTGACGGAGATGTCGGCGCGAGGCGTCAGGCGCGCCATCGGCATCCTCGCGGCGGCGCAGCGAAGCTATTCGGGCTGCCTGCAGTATCGCGAGAACGTGCGCGACGCCCGCGCCGTGGTGCGGCAGGCGGGGGCGCCCGCGCCCGAGATCGTCTACGTGGGCGACTGGCACGAGCATCCAGGGTTCATCGCCGCCCATGCGGACCACGTGCGGCGCGCGTACGAAGCGCTCTCCCCCGGCGTTCGCGACCGCGCGCGCCTGATCTTCACCGCCCACAGCATCCCGACGCCGATGGCCCGCCGCTATCCCTACGAAGCGCAGCTGCAGGCGTCCGCCAGGCTGATTGCCCAGGCCGCCGGCCGCGCCGACTGGACGCTCGTGTACCAGAGCCGAAGCGGCCGCCCCGAAGATCCGTGGCTCGAGCCCGATATATGCGACTATTTGCGCCGGGAGCGGGCGGCCGGCCTGGACGCCGCGGTCCTGTGCCCCGTCGGCTTCCTCTGCGACCACGTGGAAGTGCTCTACGACCTCGACGTCGAGGCCGCGGCAGTGTGCCGCGAGACCGGGATCGCGATGGCGCGCGCCGAGGCGGTGAACGTGCACCCCGCCTTCATCGAGGCGCTCGCCGATGCCGTCGCCGGGACATACGGGCGGTATCGGGGCGGACGTCCCCTGGCGTTGGCTGCAGCGGTGTAG
- a CDS encoding MFS transporter, translated as MQAPYGQDPSGNPLDRYGLSRPVWLLGWVSFFTDMATEMIYPLLPLFLTRTLGGTAMSLGVIEGVAEAANSALKIFSGWLTDRSGQPKTLVLAGYGLSSAVRPLIGLVTSWPQVLALRFTDRLGKGIRSSPRDAMLARFAPPGTRGRVYGFHRAMDHAGAVAGPLIATAYLYFYPDAYRSLFAWTLVPGIVVILLILRLPAPPKTGTVTVSAEKAPPKMRDPQFSQENRSAARGKGDSPRFWRGGLPRRFYLAMAIITVFALGNASDAFILLRLTDLGIAPVWIPLLWSALHVVKMSASVIGGTLSDRFGRRALIIGGYLWYAAIYAAFAWTTSVPIVIAIFLAYGIYFGFTEGVEKAWVADMAPASARGIAFGIYNGALGAGGLAASLIFGAIWTRVSPAAAFLTGASLALAASVLLYLAFSHAQDPGHQR; from the coding sequence GTGCAGGCACCGTACGGCCAGGATCCCTCCGGCAATCCGCTCGATCGCTACGGTCTCTCCAGGCCGGTCTGGCTCCTCGGGTGGGTGAGTTTCTTCACCGACATGGCCACGGAGATGATCTACCCGCTGCTGCCGTTGTTCCTGACGCGGACGCTGGGCGGCACGGCGATGTCGCTCGGCGTGATCGAAGGCGTCGCCGAGGCGGCGAACAGCGCGCTGAAGATCTTCTCGGGATGGCTGACGGATCGATCCGGGCAGCCGAAGACGCTGGTGCTTGCCGGCTACGGACTGTCGTCGGCGGTGCGGCCGCTGATCGGTCTGGTGACGTCGTGGCCGCAGGTGCTCGCGCTGCGCTTCACCGATCGGCTCGGCAAGGGGATCCGCTCCTCGCCGCGCGATGCCATGCTCGCGCGGTTCGCGCCGCCTGGGACGCGGGGGCGGGTCTATGGCTTCCATCGCGCGATGGATCACGCCGGCGCGGTGGCGGGCCCGCTGATCGCGACGGCGTATCTGTATTTCTATCCGGACGCGTACCGTTCGCTGTTCGCGTGGACGCTGGTGCCGGGGATCGTGGTGATCCTGCTGATCCTGCGCCTGCCCGCCCCGCCGAAAACGGGGACTGTCACCGTTTCCGCAGAAAAAGCCCCGCCAAAAATGCGGGATCCGCAGTTTTCCCAAGAAAATCGCTCCGCCGCGCGGGGAAAAGGGGACAGTCCCCGTTTTTGGCGCGGCGGACTGCCTCGGCGCTTCTACCTCGCGATGGCGATCATCACGGTCTTCGCCCTCGGCAATGCGAGCGACGCCTTCATCCTGCTGCGGCTCACCGATCTCGGGATCGCGCCGGTCTGGATCCCGCTGCTCTGGTCCGCGCTCCACGTCGTCAAGATGAGCGCCTCCGTGATCGGCGGCACGCTGTCCGACCGGTTCGGCCGCCGCGCGCTGATCATCGGCGGCTATCTCTGGTACGCCGCCATCTACGCCGCGTTCGCGTGGACCACCTCCGTGCCGATCGTGATCGCCATCTTCCTCGCCTACGGCATCTACTTCGGCTTCACCGAAGGCGTCGAGAAGGCCTGGGTCGCCGACATGGCGCCCGCCTCCGCGCGCGGCATCGCCTTCGGGATCTACAACGGCGCGCTCGGCGCCGGCGGCCTCGCCGCGAGCCTGATCTTCGGCGCCATCTGGACGCGCGTCTCGCCCGCCGCCGCGTTTCTCACCGGCGCCAGCCTCGCCCTCGCCGCGAGCGTGCTGTTATACTTGGCGTTTTCACATGCCCAGGATCCTGGTCACCAACGATGA
- the surE gene encoding 5'/3'-nucleotidase SurE: MPRILVTNDDGVHSDGLHVLADALRPLGDVTVVAPHIEASAIGHALTLRRPLRLEQLRAGVYEVDGTPTDCVNIAFTKLFDAPPDVVVSGINKGLNIGDDVTYSGTVSGAMEASLLGVPGIAVSLARTQGSYDFGPAAAAAATIASLVLRVGLAPRTFLSINVPTGTPKGFRLTVQGKRNHVTIVDERCDPRGRPYYWIEEGQNDWEPHDRSDFQAVHDGYISVTPLQPDLTDYTALERLETLEIDSTPLRTA, from the coding sequence ATGCCCAGGATCCTGGTCACCAACGATGACGGCGTCCATTCGGACGGGCTCCACGTGCTCGCGGACGCGCTGCGCCCGCTCGGCGACGTCACCGTGGTCGCGCCGCACATCGAAGCGAGCGCCATCGGCCACGCGCTGACGCTCCGCCGCCCCCTGCGCCTCGAGCAGCTGCGCGCCGGCGTCTACGAAGTGGACGGCACGCCCACCGACTGCGTCAACATCGCCTTCACCAAGCTCTTCGACGCGCCGCCGGACGTCGTCGTCTCCGGCATCAACAAGGGACTCAACATCGGCGACGACGTGACGTATTCGGGGACGGTGTCGGGCGCGATGGAGGCCTCGCTGCTGGGCGTGCCCGGAATCGCGGTGTCGCTGGCGCGCACGCAGGGGAGTTACGACTTCGGTCCCGCAGCGGCCGCGGCGGCGACGATCGCCTCGCTGGTCCTCCGCGTCGGTCTCGCGCCGCGCACCTTCCTGAGCATCAACGTCCCCACGGGCACGCCGAAAGGCTTCCGCCTGACGGTCCAGGGCAAGCGCAACCACGTCACGATCGTGGACGAGCGCTGCGATCCGCGCGGACGGCCGTATTACTGGATCGAGGAAGGGCAGAACGACTGGGAGCCGCACGATCGGTCGGACTTCCAGGCGGTGCACGACGGCTACATCTCGGTCACCCCGCTGCAGCCCGACCTCACGGACTACACCGCGCTCGAACGTCTCGAAACGCTCGAGATCGACTCCACGCCGCTGCGCACCGCCTAG
- a CDS encoding IPT/TIG domain-containing protein has product MLARISALALAFVGLLPYAAEAQATVTYRLHNEASTINAAKQLKAAPPDVAAVVRRSPDLKGSSSNWFLVLDYFETQAGVPNLSGTIPANSVVTFSVWLRKTTVEGIFHPTAVLHFNQYWGPVLGLCGAGQGPDTTLPKLTTTFTRYTFSCTIPTDRAMASSDRFYAEIGAWVDSAPARKSVQVELGIEGVLNGNYDSTIVVPLPVAPAISAIAPASGPAGQAVTIDGQNFGASQGSSSATFNGTPATVTSWSNTRIVAEVPSGATSGPVVVTVNGTSSNGVTFTVIQPPTISALNPTSGIAGQQVTITGANFGSAQGSSTVRFNGVDATPTSWSGGSIVTTVPAGATTGPVVVTVNGLTSNGSPFTVIPPPTLAALQPSSGYPGDPVTISGSGFAPEGSSVTFNGIAAAVTSATATTIVTSVPAQATSGPVVVIANGQSSNALPFTVLTPPTTGTLTIRTYVYDESAPGHQGSPAGADVYVAIDGVPAGRTAADGTLSVDVAPGEKVVTATVPSTSQGNAIATVVAGQTAIATVILTDSGDVAESTPLVVGEVVDGIVPVTSPTFTMSFMRGGTLLPVAKLEQVELINRAGNIEFELSSMFVLSSGRMVAQDPAWFFVWLPNVEPAVLRVRALDADGFTHESSVEFSLGQLALNVTVAPPPSNPALAVSNIDVTVSVAGTAIQMQRTTDSQGRITLPLMPYATVSLDAEKQAAGDFYYGEGVMALTEDSSVTLVMRSVTDIRNGVPPLEVPPSALVSLATPAEASARSAASSGASAFRQPAVALTAAAEGPTASVLVTSDGQGEPVEQSAPLTVPQGTKKVTLKYTVTSAEYPEWVRQKSPYDDVWVIDVFAGRQRLFNIRRQVNAQLTGDPAWQANGSTGEIQEELNVEALTTTQDVELTLRASATNIKDHLFPTSVSAVLGAEPKLAIRKADKDVAKPQPASIVDPDVKQTKGDSTYYSIPTGTTNVYERWFTLTVQKPENTTVERVTLKLKDAAGTTLQTLLNDEAPGANVQFEDEGRKIKVRASMHTVSSTVPTIPPATHYLRYEFVVKGTADGDPVESDPKESPEMHALWRMPQIFGRYSKRETGLDDWASRGAFDWLTKHSGLMRRINDISGEHALDLGHQGHARGVDIDMFHFYVFDANKSGQQNYELLRDNVFAALNGSAAAKTAVTSWVSESRTGLGALMDLADVTNVIYAVGNSRTEGAITLPEGWAATLIKTGTLTASQLTLDTGTGAWNKANSSKFLYNTIHNSHVHVSLDDSKLLK; this is encoded by the coding sequence ATGCTGGCTCGAATCTCCGCACTCGCCCTCGCGTTCGTCGGCCTCCTGCCGTACGCCGCGGAGGCGCAAGCGACGGTCACCTATCGCCTGCACAACGAAGCGTCGACGATCAACGCCGCGAAGCAGTTGAAAGCCGCGCCTCCCGATGTCGCGGCGGTCGTACGGCGCTCGCCGGACTTGAAAGGATCCAGCTCCAACTGGTTCCTCGTGCTCGATTACTTCGAGACGCAGGCCGGCGTGCCGAACCTGTCGGGAACCATCCCGGCAAACTCGGTGGTGACGTTTTCGGTCTGGCTGCGAAAGACCACGGTCGAAGGGATCTTTCATCCGACGGCCGTCCTCCACTTCAATCAGTACTGGGGACCGGTCCTCGGCCTCTGCGGCGCCGGCCAGGGACCGGACACGACGCTCCCGAAGCTGACGACGACGTTCACCAGGTACACGTTCAGCTGCACGATTCCCACCGATCGCGCGATGGCGAGCAGCGATCGCTTCTACGCCGAGATCGGCGCGTGGGTCGATTCGGCGCCGGCCAGGAAGAGCGTCCAGGTCGAACTGGGCATCGAAGGCGTGCTCAACGGCAACTACGATTCGACGATCGTCGTGCCGCTGCCGGTCGCGCCCGCCATCTCCGCCATCGCGCCGGCGTCCGGCCCGGCCGGACAGGCGGTGACGATCGACGGCCAGAACTTCGGGGCGTCGCAAGGCAGCAGCAGCGCCACCTTCAACGGCACGCCCGCCACGGTGACGAGTTGGAGCAACACGAGAATCGTGGCCGAGGTGCCGTCGGGCGCGACCAGCGGGCCGGTCGTCGTGACCGTGAACGGCACGAGCAGCAACGGTGTCACCTTCACCGTCATCCAGCCGCCGACGATCAGCGCGTTGAATCCGACGTCGGGCATCGCCGGACAGCAGGTCACGATCACCGGCGCGAACTTCGGCAGCGCGCAGGGCAGCAGTACCGTGCGATTCAACGGCGTCGACGCGACGCCGACGAGTTGGAGCGGCGGATCGATCGTCACCACCGTGCCTGCGGGTGCCACGACGGGGCCTGTGGTGGTCACGGTGAACGGACTGACGAGCAACGGTTCGCCGTTCACCGTCATTCCGCCGCCGACGCTGGCGGCCCTCCAGCCTTCCTCGGGATATCCAGGCGATCCGGTGACGATCTCGGGCAGCGGTTTCGCGCCGGAAGGCTCGTCGGTGACGTTCAATGGCATTGCCGCCGCGGTGACGTCCGCGACGGCGACCACGATTGTGACCTCCGTGCCGGCACAGGCGACGTCGGGGCCCGTCGTCGTGATCGCCAACGGACAATCGAGCAATGCGCTGCCGTTCACCGTCCTCACGCCGCCAACCACCGGGACGCTGACGATACGGACCTACGTGTACGACGAGAGCGCTCCGGGCCACCAGGGATCACCGGCGGGCGCCGACGTGTACGTCGCGATCGACGGTGTGCCAGCAGGCCGGACCGCGGCGGACGGTACCTTGTCGGTAGACGTCGCCCCTGGCGAGAAGGTCGTGACCGCCACGGTGCCGTCCACGTCGCAAGGCAACGCGATCGCCACCGTCGTGGCCGGTCAGACCGCCATCGCGACCGTCATCCTGACCGACTCCGGGGACGTGGCGGAGTCCACGCCGCTGGTCGTCGGCGAAGTCGTCGACGGCATCGTCCCGGTGACCTCGCCGACGTTCACGATGTCGTTCATGCGCGGCGGCACGCTGCTCCCGGTCGCGAAGCTGGAGCAGGTCGAGCTGATCAATCGCGCCGGCAACATCGAGTTCGAGCTGAGCAGCATGTTCGTGCTCTCGAGCGGGCGGATGGTCGCGCAGGACCCCGCATGGTTCTTCGTCTGGCTGCCGAACGTCGAACCGGCGGTGCTCCGCGTCCGCGCGCTGGATGCGGATGGGTTCACTCACGAGAGCAGCGTCGAGTTCAGCCTCGGGCAGCTCGCGTTGAATGTGACCGTCGCTCCCCCGCCGTCCAACCCGGCTCTGGCGGTGTCGAATATCGATGTGACCGTGTCGGTCGCGGGCACGGCGATCCAGATGCAGCGGACGACCGACTCGCAGGGACGCATCACGCTGCCGCTGATGCCGTACGCGACCGTCAGCCTCGACGCCGAGAAGCAGGCGGCCGGCGACTTCTACTACGGTGAAGGCGTGATGGCGCTCACCGAGGACTCGTCGGTGACGCTCGTCATGCGCAGCGTGACCGACATTCGCAACGGCGTGCCGCCGCTCGAAGTGCCGCCAAGCGCCCTGGTGTCACTGGCGACGCCGGCTGAGGCGAGCGCCAGGAGCGCCGCCTCGTCCGGTGCGTCTGCGTTCCGCCAGCCGGCTGTCGCGTTGACCGCGGCGGCCGAGGGACCGACGGCGTCGGTGCTCGTGACCTCCGACGGCCAGGGTGAGCCGGTTGAACAGAGCGCGCCGCTGACGGTGCCGCAGGGCACGAAGAAGGTGACGCTCAAGTACACCGTGACCAGCGCCGAGTATCCGGAATGGGTGCGCCAGAAGAGCCCGTACGACGACGTGTGGGTGATCGACGTGTTCGCCGGACGGCAGCGTCTGTTCAACATCCGCCGTCAGGTCAACGCGCAGCTCACGGGCGATCCGGCGTGGCAGGCCAACGGCAGCACGGGCGAAATCCAGGAGGAGCTCAACGTCGAAGCTCTGACGACGACGCAGGACGTCGAGCTCACGCTGCGCGCCAGCGCCACCAACATCAAGGATCATCTGTTCCCGACGTCGGTGAGCGCGGTGCTGGGCGCCGAGCCCAAACTGGCGATCCGGAAAGCCGACAAGGACGTCGCCAAGCCGCAGCCGGCGAGCATCGTCGATCCGGACGTGAAGCAGACGAAAGGCGACTCGACGTACTACAGTATCCCGACGGGCACGACGAACGTCTACGAGCGGTGGTTCACGTTGACCGTACAGAAGCCCGAGAACACGACGGTCGAGCGCGTCACGCTCAAGCTGAAGGACGCGGCCGGGACCACGCTGCAGACGCTGCTCAACGACGAAGCTCCGGGAGCGAACGTCCAGTTCGAGGACGAAGGACGCAAGATCAAGGTGCGCGCGTCGATGCACACCGTCTCGTCGACCGTGCCGACGATCCCGCCGGCGACGCATTACCTGCGCTACGAGTTCGTGGTCAAGGGCACGGCCGACGGCGACCCGGTGGAGTCGGATCCGAAGGAGTCGCCCGAGATGCACGCGCTCTGGCGGATGCCGCAGATCTTCGGCCGGTATTCGAAGCGCGAGACCGGCCTGGACGACTGGGCGTCGCGCGGCGCGTTCGACTGGCTGACGAAGCACTCCGGACTGATGCGCCGGATCAACGACATCTCCGGGGAGCACGCGCTCGATCTCGGGCATCAGGGGCACGCGCGCGGCGTCGACATCGACATGTTCCACTTCTATGTCTTCGACGCCAACAAGAGCGGCCAGCAGAATTACGAACTGCTGCGCGACAACGTGTTCGCCGCGCTCAACGGCAGCGCCGCGGCGAAGACGGCCGTCACGTCGTGGGTGTCGGAATCGCGCACCGGGCTTGGCGCCTTGATGGATCTGGCGGATGTGACCAATGTCATTTACGCCGTCGGGAACAGCCGGACCGAGGGGGCGATCACGCTGCCCGAGGGATGGGCGGCGACCCTGATCAAGACCGGCACACTGACGGCGAGCCAACTGACGCTCGATACAGGTACGGGCGCCTGGAACAAGGCGAACAGCTCCAAGTTCCTGTACAACACGATTCACAACTCGCACGTCCACGTGTCGCTCGACGATTCGAAGCTGTTGAAATGA